From the Teredinibacter turnerae T7901 genome, one window contains:
- a CDS encoding alpha/beta fold hydrolase yields the protein MQNCNTPTLLRTPLVIVYRLGWLLALWSSWPASAVDTLAREAVEAFWQRTPAHQFIAGKDGVSLAYKVIPRSNALGSVVIFSGRTESFVKYQEFAYEMAQAGYAVYQHDHRGQGLSSRMLADGRKGHVVEFDDYVVDADTFMRSAAVADAPRPLYLFAHSMGGAIAIRYLATHDNPFAAVVLGSPMLAPNTGIAGTCQLARAIGYACSTCAATGHTPTPFAKNRLTHSQTRFSWKNEVYEAFPGSALGAPTFGWVAQACEVREQLQMDAADIRGPLLLLQAGDDKVVLNEPQNAFCARENAEGRLVCDGGAPVVIDGARHELLFESDEYRAPVLEIIRGYYASHRPSVE from the coding sequence ATGCAGAATTGTAATACACCCACATTATTGAGAACACCTTTAGTAATTGTGTACCGACTTGGTTGGTTACTGGCTTTGTGGAGTTCCTGGCCGGCCAGTGCAGTCGATACTTTAGCTCGCGAGGCAGTTGAAGCCTTCTGGCAGCGCACTCCGGCTCATCAGTTTATCGCAGGGAAAGATGGCGTAAGCCTGGCGTACAAGGTTATTCCTCGCTCAAATGCCCTTGGCAGCGTGGTGATTTTCTCCGGGCGTACGGAAAGTTTTGTTAAATACCAAGAGTTTGCGTACGAAATGGCACAGGCGGGTTATGCGGTGTACCAACATGACCACCGGGGTCAGGGTTTGTCCAGTCGCATGCTGGCAGATGGACGAAAGGGCCACGTTGTTGAGTTTGATGATTATGTTGTCGATGCGGACACCTTTATGCGTTCAGCGGCAGTAGCGGATGCGCCACGGCCGCTGTATTTGTTCGCCCATTCCATGGGCGGGGCGATTGCGATTCGCTACCTGGCAACGCACGACAACCCCTTCGCTGCGGTGGTTTTAGGGTCGCCCATGCTGGCGCCCAATACGGGTATTGCAGGAACTTGTCAACTGGCCCGCGCGATCGGTTATGCCTGCAGTACATGCGCTGCCACGGGGCACACGCCGACACCCTTCGCAAAAAATCGCCTCACCCACTCACAAACCCGGTTCAGCTGGAAAAATGAGGTGTACGAAGCCTTTCCTGGTTCAGCCTTAGGTGCGCCAACATTCGGTTGGGTGGCGCAGGCCTGCGAGGTACGTGAACAACTGCAAATGGATGCGGCGGATATTCGCGGGCCGCTGCTGTTGCTGCAAGCGGGGGACGATAAGGTTGTGTTGAATGAACCGCAAAATGCCTTTTGCGCGCGCGAAAATGCGGAAGGTAGGCTGGTATGCGATGGCGGAGCGCCTGTCGTTATAGACGGCGCACGGCACGAATTACTGTTTGAATCCGACGAATATCGCGCGCCTGTGCTCGAGATAATACGCGGTTATTACGCGAGCCACAGACCATCGGTAGAGTAA
- a CDS encoding PilZ domain-containing protein translates to MVEKAQKMTELTQKQADQGSREKRDFFRISHDVIFDHKVVDAYTAEHDSPEILFDDAVSLGIINELRRLDRDASQTLRALSEKNRLIGDYLQIVNSKIDLLARHALFHQTEKAREKPKTRINLSEDGLAFIVDRALYKGNYLAIRMIFLPNYVPVVVFAKVIRCEAKGDQYQVAARFHRISDKDRQELSRQILRAQISQKQAP, encoded by the coding sequence ATGGTGGAAAAAGCACAAAAAATGACCGAGCTAACGCAGAAACAGGCAGACCAAGGATCGCGTGAGAAACGGGATTTTTTCCGCATCAGTCACGACGTAATTTTTGACCACAAAGTCGTAGACGCGTATACAGCGGAGCACGATAGTCCGGAAATTCTGTTTGACGATGCCGTGTCTCTTGGCATTATCAACGAGTTGAGACGCTTGGACCGCGATGCCAGCCAAACGTTACGGGCTCTGAGTGAAAAAAATAGGCTGATTGGCGACTATTTGCAGATTGTGAACAGCAAGATCGACCTTCTGGCCCGCCATGCGCTGTTCCACCAAACAGAAAAAGCGCGCGAGAAACCCAAAACGCGTATTAATTTGAGTGAAGACGGACTCGCTTTCATCGTGGATCGTGCGCTCTACAAAGGTAACTACCTGGCAATTCGCATGATATTTTTGCCTAACTATGTTCCCGTGGTAGTCTTCGCCAAAGTCATTCGCTGTGAGGCGAAAGGCGATCAATATCAGGTTGCGGCGCGATTTCACAGAATTAGCGACAAAGATCGGCAAGAATTATCGCGTCAAATTCTGCGGGCACAAATCTCGCAAAAACAAGCTCCCTAG
- a CDS encoding lipoprotein-releasing ABC transporter permease subunit, protein MIAQTSPSLPLFIGLRYIRAKRRNGFISFVSLFALGGMALGVFALIVVLSVMNGFDHELKQRLLRVVPHGFLSTSTPLHNWQALGEKIASTPELKAFAPYIEGQGLLSYAGNVKPIQIEGIDPQYESAISIVNQFMLVGDMAELKPGEYGIVMGSLIARFLGVTTGDKVSVTLPQVSVTPAGIFPRAKRFTLVGVFEAGAQVDQYLTLIHIDDAKTLFRTGGAVDGLHLKFDDIYRAPEAVQSLASRLGSGYVAKDWSQTQGSLFQAVKMEKTVVGLMLGIIIAVAAFNIVTSLIMMVAEKRGDIAVLRTLGMSRWDIIRIFMAQGIILGLGGIAIGAAFGVVTAVWLPDAMQLIESLTGFQLFDPNVYFVAYLPSQWQWQDTVLVCAMAVVVAVLATIYPAFRASQIEPAEALRYDL, encoded by the coding sequence ATGATCGCACAGACTTCCCCATCATTACCGTTATTCATCGGTTTACGCTACATCCGCGCGAAGCGCCGCAACGGGTTTATCTCGTTCGTAAGCCTGTTTGCCCTTGGCGGAATGGCGCTGGGCGTATTTGCGTTGATTGTCGTTTTATCGGTAATGAACGGCTTCGATCACGAACTTAAGCAACGCTTACTGCGTGTGGTGCCGCACGGCTTTCTATCGACGTCAACGCCATTGCATAACTGGCAGGCGTTGGGCGAGAAAATCGCTAGCACGCCAGAGCTAAAAGCGTTCGCTCCCTATATTGAAGGGCAAGGTTTGCTTAGCTATGCAGGCAATGTCAAACCGATTCAGATTGAAGGTATCGATCCGCAGTACGAGTCTGCGATTTCGATTGTCAACCAATTCATGCTTGTGGGAGATATGGCCGAACTTAAGCCGGGAGAGTACGGCATTGTTATGGGCAGCCTGATTGCACGGTTTTTGGGGGTAACGACTGGAGACAAGGTGTCTGTAACCTTACCGCAGGTGTCTGTTACGCCTGCTGGAATATTCCCGCGCGCCAAGCGATTTACGCTTGTGGGGGTGTTTGAAGCTGGGGCACAAGTTGATCAGTATCTCACTCTTATTCATATAGACGACGCAAAAACCTTGTTTCGCACGGGCGGGGCGGTCGATGGGCTGCACTTGAAGTTTGACGATATCTACCGTGCTCCCGAAGCCGTTCAATCCCTGGCGAGCCGACTCGGCTCGGGCTATGTTGCCAAGGACTGGAGCCAAACACAGGGCAGCCTGTTTCAAGCAGTAAAAATGGAGAAGACGGTTGTCGGCCTGATGCTGGGCATTATTATCGCGGTAGCCGCGTTTAATATTGTGACTAGCCTGATTATGATGGTGGCGGAAAAGCGCGGCGACATTGCAGTGTTGCGCACACTCGGCATGTCGCGTTGGGACATTATTCGTATTTTTATGGCCCAGGGTATTATTTTGGGTTTGGGTGGCATCGCAATCGGCGCTGCTTTTGGTGTTGTAACCGCCGTGTGGCTGCCAGATGCGATGCAGCTGATAGAGTCTCTCACCGGCTTTCAACTGTTCGACCCCAATGTGTACTTTGTGGCTTATTTACCATCGCAATGGCAATGGCAGGACACCGTTTTGGTGTGTGCGATGGCGGTCGTCGTCGCTGTGCTGGCGACTATATACCCAGCTTTTCGAGCCTCCCAAATCGAACCCGCAGAAGCGCTGCGCTACGACCTGTAA
- the lolD gene encoding lipoprotein-releasing ABC transporter ATP-binding protein LolD — translation MTKIVLRCEDVKKTYSQGPQKVEVLKGIELDIHEGQQIAIVGASGSGKSTLLNVLGGLDQPDTGVVEILQRAFSQCSDNERGKIRNQSLGFVYQFHHLLPEFSALENVAMPLLIAGQKMADASKIAAQILHRVGLTDRAVHKPAELSGGERQRVAIARALVNNPACVLMDEPTGNLDSANAASIQALMAELSQSLSTAFIVVTHDLALAKTMHQVYELGEGRLVRVHG, via the coding sequence ATGACGAAAATTGTTCTGCGTTGCGAAGACGTTAAAAAAACTTATAGCCAGGGGCCGCAAAAAGTCGAGGTGCTAAAGGGAATAGAGCTGGATATCCACGAAGGTCAACAGATCGCCATTGTGGGCGCGTCCGGCAGCGGAAAGAGCACCTTATTAAACGTGCTGGGTGGTCTGGACCAGCCCGACACTGGAGTAGTGGAAATTCTACAGCGCGCTTTTTCCCAGTGTTCCGACAATGAGCGCGGCAAGATTCGCAATCAGTCTCTTGGTTTTGTTTACCAGTTTCATCATTTATTGCCTGAGTTTAGCGCATTGGAAAACGTTGCAATGCCACTGCTCATCGCAGGTCAAAAAATGGCAGACGCATCAAAAATTGCGGCGCAGATCTTACATCGTGTTGGTTTAACCGACCGTGCCGTTCACAAGCCAGCGGAATTATCTGGCGGTGAACGTCAGCGGGTCGCTATTGCTCGTGCTCTGGTAAATAATCCAGCCTGCGTACTCATGGATGAGCCAACGGGTAATCTGGATTCCGCAAATGCCGCCTCTATTCAAGCTCTGATGGCAGAGCTGAGCCAATCGTTGTCAACAGCATTTATTGTTGTGACTCACGACCTGGCGCTTGCAAAAACAATGCATCAGGTGTACGAGTTGGGTGAGGGTAGATTGGTTCGGGTTCATGGTTAA
- a CDS encoding lipoprotein-releasing ABC transporter permease subunit produces MRFSFFVGFRYAGAKRRSQLVSFLSGMSVAGLMVGVGLLVAVLSIMNGFDREMRDRILGLVPQAAVFERDGIEDWRAVMKTLMKDSRIAGVAPFVQVDGLASYRNNTAPVLLYGIDPASETNVSRILEYVDEQSLAALDASSENLLLGASLAEKLGVEQGSRLMVVIPDSHGTTSAPHIAYFKVSALIKSNTELDNTLALASLASVATLTGNPSTVTGVRLRLHNIFSAPQTVYENLVKLGPGYYGTNWTRTHGNLYQAIQMSKNLVGLLMSLIVAIAAFNIISTLIMVVVDKQGDIAILRTLGATTKTIMMIFVVQGTSIGLVGTFIGVVFGCGLAFVAQDILQLLEAIFHVQFLKSDVYPLTYLPTEIRLSDIARVAFTALSLSFLATIYPAYRASKVQPAESLRYE; encoded by the coding sequence ATGCGATTTTCTTTTTTTGTAGGCTTCAGATACGCCGGAGCAAAACGACGCAGTCAGTTGGTGTCGTTTTTATCGGGTATGTCAGTCGCAGGTCTGATGGTGGGCGTCGGCCTGCTGGTAGCCGTGCTCTCAATAATGAATGGCTTCGACAGGGAAATGCGGGATCGCATTTTGGGGCTGGTGCCACAAGCGGCCGTATTCGAGCGGGATGGCATTGAGGACTGGCGTGCGGTAATGAAAACCCTGATGAAGGACAGCCGCATTGCGGGTGTAGCGCCGTTTGTTCAAGTAGACGGTTTAGCCAGTTATCGCAACAACACTGCTCCTGTGTTGCTGTATGGTATCGATCCAGCGAGTGAAACCAATGTGTCACGTATCCTGGAGTATGTGGATGAGCAAAGTCTCGCAGCACTTGATGCAAGCTCAGAGAACTTGCTTTTAGGCGCATCTTTAGCGGAAAAGCTCGGCGTAGAGCAGGGCAGTCGTTTGATGGTTGTAATACCGGATAGCCATGGCACCACCAGCGCGCCGCATATCGCCTACTTTAAAGTGAGTGCGCTGATTAAATCGAACACCGAGCTCGATAATACACTGGCGCTTGCGTCATTAGCTTCAGTTGCAACGCTCACGGGTAACCCAAGTACGGTTACTGGAGTTCGTTTGCGTTTACACAACATCTTTAGTGCCCCACAAACGGTGTACGAGAACCTGGTAAAGCTCGGCCCTGGATATTACGGTACGAATTGGACAAGGACACACGGCAACCTGTATCAGGCAATCCAGATGTCGAAGAATCTTGTCGGGCTTTTAATGAGTTTGATTGTCGCTATCGCGGCTTTCAATATAATCTCGACACTTATTATGGTTGTGGTAGATAAGCAGGGTGACATAGCGATACTGCGTACGCTGGGCGCGACTACCAAAACCATTATGATGATATTTGTAGTGCAAGGTACGTCGATTGGTTTAGTAGGCACCTTTATTGGTGTTGTCTTTGGTTGCGGCCTGGCGTTCGTAGCGCAGGACATACTTCAGCTACTGGAAGCCATTTTTCATGTGCAGTTTTTAAAATCTGACGTGTATCCGCTAACCTACCTACCAACAGAAATCAGACTGAGCGATATCGCCAGAGTCGCGTTTACGGCATTGAGTTTGAGCTTTTTGGCAACAATATACCCGGCCTACAGAGCTAGCAAAGTGCAGCCGGCTGAATCGTTGCGCTATGAGTAA